The following are from one region of the Paenalkalicoccus suaedae genome:
- a CDS encoding ATP-binding cassette domain-containing protein, whose product MKAMEVQHVSVDFKKEKALNDITITLNGPGVYGMLGRNGAGKTTLLSVMANYLFPTDGAVYIDGEPLFEQKKQTSQVYFCYPKDISAETEKASKLLKRMDRMIPSFDMEVAKKLAKRFNLNLNKRASSYSTGMASMFQVVKGIATRAPITIFDEAYAGMDAPAREIFYEAIQEEQEHHPRLFIISTHYISEVEYLFDHAIILHNGSVLKEGSYEELLSSGFSVTGEASQVDAFTKGLEVLKEKTLGGTKQVVIFKEDADGLKQEAEELGFEIGSLTLQDLFTSLTKEEQQDD is encoded by the coding sequence ATGAAAGCAATGGAAGTACAACACGTATCCGTCGACTTTAAAAAAGAGAAAGCATTAAACGATATTACGATAACACTAAATGGACCAGGCGTGTATGGAATGTTAGGTCGAAACGGCGCAGGTAAAACAACGCTACTTTCCGTCATGGCAAACTACCTATTCCCAACAGATGGCGCCGTTTATATTGACGGAGAGCCTTTATTCGAGCAAAAGAAACAAACGAGCCAAGTGTATTTTTGCTACCCCAAAGACATTTCGGCAGAGACAGAAAAAGCGAGTAAACTACTAAAACGTATGGATCGAATGATTCCATCTTTTGATATGGAAGTAGCGAAGAAGCTTGCAAAACGGTTTAATTTAAACTTAAACAAACGAGCTAGTAGCTATTCCACAGGTATGGCCTCTATGTTTCAAGTGGTAAAAGGAATCGCAACAAGAGCGCCAATTACGATCTTTGATGAGGCGTATGCAGGTATGGATGCACCAGCTAGAGAGATCTTTTATGAGGCAATTCAGGAGGAACAAGAGCATCATCCGAGACTCTTTATTATCTCCACTCACTATATTTCGGAGGTAGAGTATTTATTTGATCACGCGATCATTCTTCATAACGGAAGCGTGCTTAAAGAGGGCAGCTACGAGGAACTACTTTCGTCCGGATTTTCTGTCACTGGAGAGGCGAGTCAGGTTGATGCATTTACTAAAGGCCTTGAGGTGTTGAAGGAAAAGACGTTGGGTGGCACGAAGCAGGTAGTCATTTTTAAAGAGGATGCAGATGGACTGAAGCAAGAAGCAGAGGAGCTTGGCTTTGAAATCGGCAGCTTGACGCTACAGGATTTATTTACGAGTTTAACAAAGGAGGAGCAGCAGGATGATTGA
- a CDS encoding GrpB family protein — translation MRKVIVTPYNKQWTEEFSKEAKALHQALGQNVTHIHHIGSTSVDGLSAKPIIDFLIEVKDVEEVDRYNTAMSELNYIARGENGIPNRRFFMKGEMDRTHHVHVFEEGSEHVERHLAFRDYLREFHEVKRAYGTLKEQLAALYPDDIEAYINGKASFVIATEKQALEWYRR, via the coding sequence ATGAGAAAAGTAATCGTTACTCCTTATAACAAACAATGGACAGAAGAATTCAGCAAAGAAGCAAAAGCATTACACCAAGCACTAGGACAAAATGTCACTCATATTCACCACATCGGAAGTACGTCCGTTGACGGACTATCAGCAAAGCCTATCATTGATTTTCTAATAGAAGTAAAGGATGTAGAGGAAGTGGATCGCTATAACACAGCAATGAGCGAGTTGAACTATATCGCTAGAGGAGAGAACGGCATCCCGAATAGACGCTTTTTTATGAAGGGCGAAATGGATCGCACGCACCATGTTCACGTATTTGAAGAAGGCAGCGAGCACGTAGAGAGACACCTCGCCTTTCGCGATTATCTAAGAGAATTTCATGAAGTGAAACGCGCGTATGGCACCCTCAAAGAACAGCTTGCTGCACTCTATCCAGATGATATCGAAGCATATATTAATGGGAAAGCATCCTTTGTGATCGCAACGGAAAAGCAAGCGCTTGAGTGGTACAGGCGTTAA
- a CDS encoding TraB/GumN family protein: MTEENVTRITIGEKEYILIGTAHVSKQSAEQVKEVIEREKPDTVAVELDEQRYQSVMENDKWRNMNIFKVIREKKATLLFMNLAISSFQNRMAKQFGIKPGQEMIQGIESAKEHDAELVLADRNIQTTFARIWGNVGFMGKAKLMTQVFGSVLVQESISEEELERMKQQDTLNAAMNEFSKAFPKLKTPLIDERDQYLAQKIKDAPGNKIVAVLGAAHIPGILKEIHNEQNMQELDSRPPKSIVPKVIGWAIPLLIISIIAYTFMNNPAAGWDQTISWLLWNGSFAALGAAIAFGHPLAIITAFIVAPISSLNPLMAAGWFSGIVQAALKKPSVGDLEALSDDVQSFKGFWQNKVTRILLVVILTNIGSTLGTFIGGADVIRTFFQNL, encoded by the coding sequence ATGACAGAAGAAAATGTGACCCGTATAACGATAGGTGAGAAGGAGTACATTTTAATTGGTACTGCCCACGTATCGAAGCAAAGCGCTGAGCAAGTAAAGGAAGTTATTGAGCGCGAGAAGCCAGACACCGTCGCAGTTGAGCTTGATGAGCAACGCTATCAATCGGTGATGGAGAATGATAAATGGCGCAACATGAATATTTTTAAAGTCATTCGCGAAAAAAAGGCGACGCTACTCTTTATGAACTTGGCGATTTCATCCTTCCAAAATCGGATGGCAAAGCAGTTTGGCATTAAGCCTGGTCAGGAGATGATCCAAGGCATTGAGTCAGCGAAGGAGCACGATGCAGAGCTTGTGCTCGCTGATCGGAATATACAAACGACGTTTGCGCGAATTTGGGGCAATGTCGGCTTTATGGGGAAGGCGAAGCTCATGACGCAAGTCTTTGGAAGTGTCCTTGTTCAGGAGAGCATTTCAGAAGAGGAGCTTGAGCGTATGAAGCAGCAGGACACACTAAACGCTGCGATGAATGAGTTCTCAAAGGCATTCCCAAAGCTTAAAACTCCGCTAATTGATGAGCGTGATCAGTATTTAGCTCAAAAAATCAAGGATGCGCCGGGCAACAAAATCGTTGCCGTGTTAGGTGCAGCTCATATACCTGGGATCTTAAAAGAAATTCACAATGAGCAGAATATGCAAGAGCTTGATTCTCGTCCACCAAAGTCAATTGTACCTAAAGTAATTGGTTGGGCGATTCCACTACTTATTATTTCGATCATTGCCTATACATTTATGAACAACCCTGCTGCAGGCTGGGATCAGACGATAAGCTGGCTATTGTGGAACGGGTCCTTTGCGGCTCTTGGAGCAGCCATTGCTTTTGGACACCCGCTTGCTATCATAACTGCTTTTATAGTCGCACCAATTAGTAGCTTAAATCCCCTTATGGCCGCTGGTTGGTTCTCCGGAATCGTGCAAGCAGCGTTAAAAAAGCCTAGCGTTGGCGATTTAGAAGCTTTGTCAGACGATGTACAGTCATTCAAAGGCTTTTGGCAAAACAAGGTCACTCGTATTTTATTAGTAGTAATCTTAACGAATATCGGTAGTACATTAGGTACCTTTATTGGAGGCGCCGATGTTATTCGCACCTTCTTCCAGAACCTATAA
- the cydC gene encoding thiol reductant ABC exporter subunit CydC, whose translation MISLSKMVLKERRDVFLSILLGFLAGAGAVSLFANSGYLISVAAISPPFFIITISIALLQLFSATRALSRYGERLVSHRATFTMLSNIRVHFFSRIEPLASSLSQRFRSGDLLARIVGDVESLQNYFLRVWYPPVVMVTIFLGTTFFLSFFSWQIAVIVVIGVAITGGVIPAIFSIRQRRVASTIRKERGHLSTEATELLYGYRDLKLHQRLEQKEKELLEQSDVYVSEQGVQGARRVFNVSFNQSVTLLVSWVVLLIGSLLVSGDQLDGVFLAMMVMVSLTVFENAAPMAAYPSYKEDSKRATERLEEVTELEGMPEGTEKPTAFSVTLDHVSFAYENRATLKDISMHIKEGENVAIVGASGSGKSTLLQLILRMIAQASGHVKLGNNDLVTLKEEAVWERTNAILQDQHFFFGTVRDNLLLAKSDVTDDGLTSVLAQMQLPFSLDDTILERGENLSGGERQRLAIARALLRKNEARLWLLDEPTSAIDAVTEATVLNHIREASEGDTVLFVSHRIRGLETWDRIAVMDHGRLVEYGTYEELMQKQGYFYELKSIEDSLFGV comes from the coding sequence ATGATCTCTTTATCCAAAATGGTATTAAAGGAACGGCGGGATGTCTTTTTATCGATTCTGCTCGGCTTTTTAGCAGGGGCTGGTGCAGTTAGTTTATTTGCAAACAGTGGCTATTTAATTTCAGTAGCGGCCATTTCGCCTCCATTCTTTATCATCACGATCAGTATTGCACTCCTCCAGCTATTTAGTGCTACACGAGCATTGAGTCGTTATGGTGAAAGACTTGTATCGCACCGAGCAACGTTTACGATGTTAAGCAATATTCGCGTCCATTTCTTTAGCCGTATTGAACCGTTAGCATCAAGTTTGTCGCAACGCTTTCGAAGCGGGGACTTACTAGCACGTATTGTTGGAGACGTAGAAAGCTTACAAAATTACTTCCTTCGCGTTTGGTATCCACCAGTCGTGATGGTGACAATCTTTTTAGGAACGACATTCTTCTTGTCGTTTTTCTCGTGGCAGATTGCTGTCATTGTTGTGATTGGAGTAGCGATTACAGGTGGAGTGATTCCGGCTATCTTTTCGATCAGACAACGACGAGTCGCATCTACAATTCGCAAAGAGCGAGGTCATTTATCAACAGAAGCAACGGAGCTTTTATATGGCTATCGTGACTTGAAGTTACATCAAAGGCTAGAACAAAAAGAAAAAGAGCTATTGGAACAATCCGATGTGTACGTATCAGAACAGGGTGTCCAAGGAGCAAGACGCGTCTTTAACGTGTCCTTTAATCAAAGTGTGACGCTATTAGTCTCTTGGGTCGTGCTATTGATCGGCTCCTTATTAGTCTCAGGTGATCAGCTTGACGGCGTGTTTTTAGCTATGATGGTGATGGTCTCCCTAACCGTATTTGAGAACGCTGCACCTATGGCTGCCTATCCGTCGTACAAGGAGGACTCGAAACGTGCAACAGAGCGTTTAGAGGAGGTAACCGAGCTTGAGGGAATGCCGGAAGGAACAGAGAAGCCGACAGCCTTTTCGGTTACACTTGATCACGTTTCGTTTGCCTATGAGAACCGCGCAACACTTAAGGACATCTCTATGCATATCAAAGAGGGAGAGAACGTCGCGATTGTTGGTGCCTCGGGGTCCGGTAAATCGACGTTACTTCAGCTCATCCTTCGAATGATTGCGCAAGCTAGTGGGCATGTAAAGCTAGGTAACAATGACTTGGTTACGCTAAAAGAGGAGGCGGTGTGGGAGCGCACAAACGCGATTCTTCAAGACCAACACTTCTTCTTCGGCACGGTTCGAGATAACTTGTTACTAGCTAAATCAGATGTAACAGATGACGGATTAACATCTGTTTTAGCGCAGATGCAGCTCCCGTTCAGTCTCGACGATACGATACTCGAGCGTGGCGAGAATCTTTCTGGCGGTGAACGCCAGCGCTTAGCCATAGCCCGTGCGCTATTAAGAAAAAACGAGGCACGCCTCTGGCTATTAGATGAACCTACATCTGCTATAGACGCCGTTACAGAAGCGACTGTGCTAAATCACATCCGTGAAGCCTCTGAGGGAGATACGGTCCTATTTGTTAGCCACCGCATCCGCGGGTTAGAAACGTGGGACCGCATCGCAGTGATGGATCATGGAAGACTAGTAGAATACGGAACGTACGAGGAGCTTATGCAAAAACAAGGGTACTTCTATGAATTAAAATCTATCGAAGATTCCTTATTTGGAGTGTAA
- a CDS encoding RNA polymerase sigma factor, translating to MEKPEDLQLYEQLRSGDKASLEALYDKYEKLLYSFAYKMVRDPGAAEEVVQEVMIKLWRGIGDYAADKGKFSSWLLTITRNTAIDYLRKQKRVKSEEVHQEFDTADTQQSVEELVEWKEQGDRLRQAMKHLKHEQQVIIEMFYFKGYSQRMIADEVDIPLGTVKGRIRLALKNLRNQLYQERGDLQ from the coding sequence ATGGAGAAGCCAGAAGATCTGCAGCTGTACGAGCAGCTCCGCTCAGGTGATAAAGCATCACTTGAGGCGTTATATGATAAGTACGAAAAGCTGCTTTATTCGTTTGCGTATAAAATGGTCCGAGATCCTGGAGCGGCAGAAGAGGTTGTTCAGGAAGTAATGATTAAGCTTTGGAGAGGTATAGGAGATTATGCCGCTGACAAAGGGAAGTTTTCCTCGTGGCTACTGACGATTACACGAAATACAGCCATTGACTATTTGCGAAAGCAAAAAAGAGTAAAGTCAGAAGAAGTGCATCAGGAGTTTGACACGGCAGATACGCAGCAGTCAGTAGAGGAATTAGTGGAATGGAAGGAGCAAGGAGACCGGCTCCGACAAGCGATGAAGCACCTAAAGCACGAACAGCAGGTTATTATAGAGATGTTTTATTTTAAAGGTTATTCGCAGAGAATGATTGCAGATGAGGTAGACATCCCGCTTGGCACGGTCAAGGGGCGGATACGATTAGCGCTTAAAAACCTCCGCAATCAATTGTATCAGGAAAGGGGGGATTTGCAGTGA
- a CDS encoding GntR family transcriptional regulator, whose amino-acid sequence MSQNFHDKKPIYKQIKEQIEDQILDGRIKEQERAPSTNELVKFYKVNHLTIAKGVNELVDEEILYKKRGVGMFVTDGARKKLMQGRRQAFADSYVADLLAEAEKLSITKEELIDIISTYQKGRDRS is encoded by the coding sequence GTGAGCCAAAATTTTCACGATAAAAAGCCGATTTATAAGCAGATTAAAGAGCAGATTGAGGATCAAATTTTGGATGGCCGAATCAAGGAGCAGGAGAGAGCACCGTCGACGAATGAGCTAGTTAAGTTTTATAAAGTAAACCATTTGACGATTGCCAAGGGTGTTAACGAGCTTGTGGATGAGGAAATTTTATACAAGAAGAGGGGTGTTGGAATGTTTGTGACTGACGGAGCTCGCAAAAAGCTGATGCAAGGACGACGTCAAGCGTTTGCGGATAGCTATGTGGCCGATTTACTTGCGGAAGCGGAGAAACTCTCCATAACGAAGGAGGAGTTAATCGATATTATTTCAACCTATCAGAAAGGGAGGGATCGTTCATGA
- a CDS encoding anti-sigma factor domain-containing protein — protein sequence MTEQHDQLIDYFNGQLSDEEKLAFEKHLETCEDCRAELAEWQELAGDLAFISEPVEPDAGMKKRVLSNVFDEAPVEQPTKAEAAPITSNTVEPKAKETRKASNNQPVSIEERKANAPIKRGPWVAGVLAAGLLLSLVGNGVLYNQAQELNQSNSQLAFERDVLESDLQAALEPGEEVGGVSDVLLASNLASTEETFEGAGTATIITENGNVDLVITVTGMPELTGTEAFQAWIIDEDVPVSAGSFNIDENGNGAITYRLSDLDDMEISQFAISLEPAPNSEQPQGAIVLASQ from the coding sequence GTGACAGAACAGCATGATCAGCTTATTGACTATTTTAACGGACAGCTCTCAGACGAAGAGAAGCTAGCATTTGAAAAGCATTTAGAAACGTGTGAAGATTGCCGAGCAGAACTTGCTGAATGGCAGGAGCTTGCAGGTGACTTAGCTTTTATTTCAGAACCAGTCGAACCAGACGCGGGTATGAAGAAGCGCGTACTTTCGAATGTTTTTGATGAAGCACCAGTTGAACAGCCAACTAAAGCAGAGGCCGCACCAATTACTTCTAACACAGTTGAGCCTAAAGCAAAGGAAACACGCAAAGCATCAAACAATCAGCCTGTTTCTATAGAAGAACGTAAAGCCAATGCACCGATTAAGCGTGGTCCATGGGTTGCTGGAGTATTAGCTGCAGGTCTTCTACTATCATTAGTAGGAAATGGTGTGCTGTATAATCAAGCACAGGAACTTAATCAATCGAATAGTCAGCTAGCGTTTGAACGAGACGTGTTAGAGTCTGACTTACAAGCAGCGCTCGAGCCAGGTGAAGAAGTAGGTGGGGTATCCGATGTCCTTTTGGCATCTAACTTAGCATCTACGGAAGAAACCTTTGAAGGAGCAGGTACAGCAACGATTATCACCGAAAATGGTAACGTTGATTTAGTTATTACAGTAACTGGTATGCCAGAGCTCACAGGTACGGAAGCCTTCCAAGCATGGATCATCGATGAAGACGTCCCTGTATCCGCAGGTAGCTTCAATATAGATGAAAATGGAAATGGCGCGATTACCTATCGTTTAAGTGATTTAGATGATATGGAAATCAGTCAATTTGCAATTAGTTTAGAGCCAGCGCCAAACAGTGAGCAACCTCAAGGTGCCATTGTTCTTGCATCACAGTAA
- a CDS encoding amidase family protein, with amino-acid sequence MRVDEYRKLDATGLSELIKKRLTSKEEVLEAHFSMIDIHNTKLNAITRERRELAKKEAQLVEDNAPFAGVPILFKDISQAIKGEVLSSGSALLQSKAEANSAFVQSVLDQGFIATGQTNTPEFGLKNITEPKAFGPTKNPINPAYSPGGSSGGAAAAVASGIVPIAGASDGGGSIRIPASFTGVFGLKPTRGRMPVGPAVGRQWQGAAIDFVLTRSVRDSAAMLDHLQTYQPSAAFHTPKYEGVYTDLAEKKLPTLRIGFTTKSPVDTVVSQDAKDATFKLIKWLEAEGHEVTEATPPIDGIDLMRHYYAMNSGEMNAVVMSLEQAFGRTLGKEDLEMESWLLHTAGKELSAASYSNSLAAWDRASYDMTRYHHTYDLLITPATANHAPKIGELTPSQADYEEWAQRLMHAEDKQAIIYDMFLPSLTYTPFTQLANLTGQPAASYPIYETTEGLPIGVQAIASKGREDLLLQLAYKLEESGLFGDSVG; translated from the coding sequence ATGAGAGTAGACGAATATAGAAAGCTTGATGCCACTGGACTCAGTGAGCTAATCAAAAAGCGCCTCACTTCAAAAGAAGAAGTTTTAGAAGCTCACTTCAGTATGATTGATATACATAACACCAAGTTAAACGCGATCACGAGAGAGCGGAGAGAACTTGCTAAAAAGGAAGCTCAATTAGTCGAAGACAATGCACCATTCGCAGGGGTGCCTATTCTTTTTAAAGATATTTCCCAGGCAATAAAGGGCGAGGTACTGTCGTCCGGATCAGCATTATTACAATCGAAGGCGGAGGCAAACTCGGCTTTTGTACAATCTGTCTTAGATCAAGGGTTTATTGCTACTGGGCAAACGAATACACCTGAGTTTGGACTTAAGAATATAACAGAGCCGAAGGCGTTCGGACCAACTAAGAACCCTATAAATCCTGCCTATTCTCCAGGGGGCTCTAGTGGTGGAGCGGCAGCTGCTGTTGCTTCTGGCATTGTGCCAATTGCTGGAGCAAGTGACGGTGGAGGCTCGATACGTATTCCAGCGTCGTTTACGGGGGTTTTTGGATTGAAGCCAACACGAGGCAGAATGCCAGTAGGTCCAGCTGTAGGACGTCAATGGCAAGGAGCAGCGATAGACTTTGTATTAACACGTTCTGTGCGTGATAGCGCAGCCATGCTTGATCATCTGCAAACGTATCAGCCATCTGCTGCTTTTCACACGCCAAAGTATGAGGGTGTTTACACCGATCTCGCTGAAAAGAAGCTACCAACGCTGCGTATTGGCTTTACGACAAAGTCGCCTGTTGATACCGTTGTTTCTCAAGACGCAAAAGATGCGACCTTTAAGCTTATTAAATGGCTTGAAGCGGAGGGACATGAGGTCACAGAAGCTACGCCGCCAATTGATGGAATAGATCTTATGCGACATTATTATGCCATGAATAGTGGAGAGATGAATGCGGTTGTGATGTCCCTTGAACAAGCGTTTGGTCGCACGTTAGGCAAGGAGGATTTGGAGATGGAGTCGTGGCTATTACACACAGCTGGCAAGGAGTTATCTGCAGCAAGCTACTCCAATAGCCTAGCTGCTTGGGATAGAGCTTCCTATGACATGACGCGCTACCATCACACGTATGATCTACTCATTACGCCAGCGACTGCTAACCATGCTCCAAAAATTGGCGAGCTCACACCATCGCAAGCCGACTATGAAGAGTGGGCGCAGAGACTTATGCATGCAGAGGATAAGCAAGCGATTATTTACGACATGTTCTTGCCGAGTCTCACCTATACACCCTTTACTCAGCTAGCCAATTTAACTGGACAACCAGCAGCTTCCTATCCTATTTACGAAACAACGGAAGGGCTGCCAATAGGTGTACAAGCAATAGCTTCTAAAGGAAGAGAAGATCTCCTTCTCCAATTAGCGTATAAACTTGAAGAAAGTGGTTTATTTGGGGATTCAGTAGGGTAA
- the cydD gene encoding thiol reductant ABC exporter subunit CydD: MAKQLKQLAREDSRNRYTLLFVSMLIGLTIIAQAYFIVAIVDTIFLEQGAVQDVAMLFIGLLVALLLRALLQFVNNITGEKMARKAKRSLREQLVQKYTKNPLQASLKGQSGSKVSVLLDSVDEVDPYFSQYYPIMMQSSLVPLFLLGAILYMDWLSGLILIFTAPFIPVVMAIIGRNTQAKSDEQMEKLNAFSGKFLDVLQGLPTLKLFGQGKKQQQDIEYSSLQYRDTTMSVLKIAFLSSLMLEFISMLSIALVALEVGLRLVIYDSITFFAAFFVLILVPEFFASLKDMSSGFHAGRGGMAAYKRIEAELDQEEQPVTFGQAQRASGAPAISLQNLTFAYDERFTLGPITADINARERIAIVGQTGSGKSTLLAAITGMVPLTDGAVHVNGTPLTDLAEHEWFSGLSYISQRPYLFSGTLRENISMGLGKSEQELLQAVKKAGLEDVVTELSEGLDTKIGEGARALSGGEKQRVALARAFLKKPDFILFDEPTVGLDVKTERILQRSIQELSEGATVITVAHRLHTIKEADRIVYLESGQVTGIGRHEELLHDSPTYQAMFRAHGGDAS; this comes from the coding sequence ATGGCGAAGCAGCTCAAGCAACTTGCACGCGAGGATTCGCGAAATCGCTATACGCTGCTGTTCGTCTCGATGCTAATTGGACTTACGATTATTGCCCAAGCGTATTTTATTGTGGCAATCGTGGATACGATTTTTCTAGAACAAGGAGCAGTACAAGATGTGGCCATGCTATTCATTGGTTTACTTGTCGCGCTTCTTTTACGTGCATTGCTTCAGTTTGTGAATAATATCACAGGTGAAAAAATGGCTAGAAAAGCAAAGCGATCGTTACGGGAACAGCTCGTACAAAAGTACACAAAGAACCCATTACAGGCATCCTTAAAAGGACAGTCAGGGTCTAAAGTTAGCGTATTGCTCGACTCAGTCGATGAGGTCGATCCATACTTTAGTCAATACTATCCCATTATGATGCAGTCCTCCTTAGTGCCACTCTTTTTACTCGGAGCAATCCTCTATATGGACTGGCTATCAGGACTCATCCTTATCTTTACAGCGCCGTTTATCCCTGTCGTCATGGCGATTATCGGTCGAAATACACAAGCAAAATCAGATGAGCAAATGGAGAAGCTTAACGCCTTTTCAGGCAAGTTTTTAGACGTACTTCAAGGGTTGCCGACGTTAAAACTATTCGGACAAGGTAAAAAGCAACAGCAGGATATTGAATACAGCAGTTTACAATATAGAGACACAACGATGAGTGTGCTTAAAATCGCCTTCTTGTCTTCACTCATGCTCGAATTTATCAGCATGCTGAGCATCGCTCTTGTGGCCCTCGAAGTAGGATTAAGACTCGTTATTTACGATTCCATCACGTTTTTTGCAGCCTTTTTTGTGCTCATACTCGTACCAGAATTCTTCGCATCCTTAAAGGATATGAGCAGTGGCTTCCACGCAGGTAGAGGAGGAATGGCCGCATATAAGCGAATAGAAGCAGAGCTCGATCAAGAGGAGCAGCCTGTTACATTCGGTCAGGCACAGCGCGCGTCAGGAGCACCTGCTATTAGCCTTCAAAACCTAACGTTTGCCTATGACGAACGATTTACACTAGGACCAATCACAGCAGACATCAACGCTCGTGAACGAATCGCGATAGTCGGTCAAACCGGGTCCGGCAAGTCAACGCTACTCGCAGCTATCACTGGCATGGTCCCACTTACAGACGGTGCGGTGCATGTCAACGGCACGCCACTCACGGACCTCGCCGAGCACGAGTGGTTCAGCGGATTAAGCTACATCTCGCAACGACCGTATCTCTTCTCAGGCACCTTACGAGAGAATATCTCTATGGGCTTGGGTAAAAGTGAGCAAGAACTCCTGCAAGCCGTTAAAAAAGCTGGTTTAGAGGATGTAGTAACTGAGCTTTCTGAGGGGCTAGACACCAAGATAGGAGAAGGGGCAAGAGCGTTGTCAGGTGGGGAAAAACAGCGAGTTGCACTCGCCAGAGCCTTTCTTAAGAAGCCTGATTTCATTCTATTTGACGAGCCTACAGTTGGATTAGATGTCAAAACCGAGCGTATTTTACAGCGTTCTATTCAGGAGCTCTCCGAAGGCGCAACAGTGATAACCGTTGCTCACCGTCTACACACGATTAAAGAAGCAGACCGCATTGTTTATTTAGAGAGCGGTCAAGTGACAGGCATCGGCCGACATGAGGAACTCTTACACGACTCACCAACTTATCAGGCAATGTTCCGTGCACATGGAGGTGACGCATCATGA
- a CDS encoding YpjP family protein — protein sequence MKLWLQRVVVVLVTILTLGFYVPSFADEDASAMEGESSGGGNDQQTDQYDTSNEFAHLDSEETLWSIDEYVDEMTTLAREQTFAKLGPKIVDRVEDEILTEILPQIEDVITTLYEQADDDLIPNYTITEATSSGYGEKIFHIYDQHAEKDVIRFHVRRDMKPKQGYWFNFHYHLSDDGFEEHHPIGEVYWDKNTPPKWMAN from the coding sequence ATGAAACTGTGGTTACAAAGAGTAGTAGTTGTACTAGTAACGATTCTTACATTAGGCTTTTACGTACCTTCCTTTGCAGATGAAGATGCATCTGCCATGGAGGGGGAGTCCTCGGGTGGGGGCAATGATCAACAAACCGATCAATACGATACAAGCAATGAGTTTGCTCATTTAGATAGTGAGGAAACCCTGTGGTCCATAGATGAGTACGTCGACGAAATGACAACTCTTGCTCGCGAGCAAACATTCGCGAAGCTCGGTCCTAAAATTGTTGATCGCGTGGAAGACGAAATCCTAACGGAAATTTTGCCACAGATTGAAGATGTTATCACAACTCTTTATGAACAAGCGGACGATGATTTAATTCCGAATTACACCATTACGGAAGCAACAAGCTCTGGCTACGGAGAGAAGATCTTTCATATTTATGATCAACACGCCGAAAAAGACGTCATTCGTTTTCACGTGAGACGAGACATGAAGCCGAAGCAAGGCTACTGGTTTAATTTTCACTATCATCTAAGCGACGATGGCTTTGAAGAACATCACCCAATAGGTGAAGTCTACTGGGATAAAAATACGCCACCGAAGTGGATGGCAAATTAA